The window ATTCCGCAATCCCGACCATGCTGTTGGGATCATTGACGTCGTCCCAATCAATACCACTATTATCACTGGTCGCATTACCATCAAGTTCCATCACATCAATAGTAGCCCACGCCAACTGAGGGCTACTAAACAACAAAAGTACACTAAGTAAATAATTTATAACCTTCATGTTCTCTCTCCATTTATCCATACTTATGCTCTTGGGGTTTTCTGCCATGCCCAAACTGGAGAAATCCTTTAGCAATTCGTAAGTTCGATAGAGCATATTCCAAGCCAAGTTCAACTAATTGATTTGGTTGATTTTTGTATATTGAAGGCTCAGCTTTATTGGACGCTTTGTTATCATTTTGTCCATAAACCAGAGATTTGACCAAATGATCAAGGGCTTAGAAGGGTGAACAAAGTGTCTAAGTCAGATACCTTTAGAGCTTTGATACGGCGCGAGTGATCTTTAAAAGGTGCAATAATGTAGCCAATACTAGATTATTGAATAACAAGCGATTGAATTGGCTTGTAACGGCTTAATGGGTAACAGAAGGTTCAGGTAGTGAGATGATAGGCGAACAGACGATGACACAACTTACGATATTTTATGATGGAACATGTCCATTGTGTGCGAAAGAGATGGCTGCGCTTGCCAAGCATGATACCAAGAATAAGATCCAAACCATCGATATCTACAGTGAGGCGTTTTCAAACTACCCGCAAATAGATGCAGAGGCAGCCAATACGATTTTGCATGCACTGGATGAGAACGGAAAACTGCTACTCGGTTTAGACGTGACATACCAAGCGTGGAACTTAGTAGGGAAAGGTTGGCTGTATGCTCCTTTGCGTTGGGCTATATTCAAGCCAATCGCAGACTGGTGCTACCTAAGGTTTGCCAATAATAGATATAAGATCTCATTCTGGCTAACCGGAAAATCACGTTGCAACGGAAACAACTGCACAAAATAGTACTTGATTAAGATATACCACTTGCGACTTTGTAATAAACGATGCCGAACAGTGCAGCGAATACCAATACTGTAACGGCTACTTTCAACCAAATAAACTTCATGCTTTGTCCTTTTCAATCGAGTTACTGATTCAGGCGACAAGTTATCACAACAAAACACGAGGTTGTGTAATGATTGACAGAACTTTGTACTGAACCTTGATTCCCAGAGAGAACCTTTATGTCGGCAAAAAAGCGAGAAACCTTCCTACCCATCGAATTTCACGATTCAGTAAGTTTGCGTCTTTGGCGACCAGAGCTGCAGGCAACGTGATAACGGAAGGCACTAAGCAGATTGCACAAGGCAACTTCGTAAATACTTAATCAATAAACGAATGCAGAAAACTCTGTATTTAACCGCTTCACATGCCGCAATTTTAATTAATCATTACTCGACAACATGATGCTCATAATCGGGTTCGGACAAGTTATCGGCAACGCCAATTTCACCGACAATGTAAATGGCACTTGCTAGCGTTTCTATTGTTTTATTTGGCTCTCGGTCAGGTACCTCGCCCACTTCAGGAACGGGCTGCGATCGCGAGATTGAATTACAAACGACGCTTTCACAAACGATATTGTTTTGTTCCTGTCGAGAAACCTCAGGCGGCTTGAAATCCGGTGCATTGAAGTCGGGAGTATCAACACCCTCGGCTAAAAAATTAGAGGCGCTGTATGAGGCAGCTGAAAACAGAGAAAGGAGCAGCATCCACTTATTCATATATCTTTCCATTGTTAGCATTCACTAGATTTATAAATACTATCTAATTAGAACAATTATGAACAGTGTTTCATTGTCATTAATTCATATTCCCCTAGACGCTTATCAGAATACCAGTGCTCTGGATGCAGTCAGTTCAATTTACGTGGGAATGCTTACCTAGCATAAGTTTATCAAGTAATACCTGCGGAACAGGGAGGACAGAGTAGCGGACAAAAGCGACTAGCGTGACGATTGCAACAAAGCTTCCTAAAACAAAATCATGCACGTCAACCAGCACCCAACCAAGAAGCCTGTCACTGATAAACGCAAGTAGACCGATACTCACCGCGACCATCCATTTACGGTGTTCATAAGGTAAATATTCCATCTTTTGGCTCACGATATAAAGCAGTGACAGCCTCACGGTGTAAGTACCACAAAGCACCGCCACCACGCCCCACACTCCATAGATAGGCGTTACAACAAAATAACCGATAGCAGCTAAAGTCGCACAACCACCTTGTATCCACATTTGCGATTGGCTTGAGTCACCGCTATAACAACCAAGATTCAGGTAATCCCCTGCACTCTTAATAACACCAATAGCCAACAGAGCGACGACAATAGTACCCGCATACTGGTAACTGCTTGGTAGAATCAAAGCAATAAGTCCAGGCACAGTGAGGATCATCAAACATCCCAAAACAATCGCTAGATTTACGCCGACGAGCGCTCTGTCCGCACATACTTTACTACCGCCAGGCTGTTGCAGCATGGCAACACGGTTTGGAAACCACCAAAGCGCATAAGGTTGAATCAGTAAACCCAGTAACAACGCAAATTTGCCACTGACCGCATAAATCGCTAGCTCCTCTACGCCAACGAAGCTTGCCATTACCCAGCGATCTAACCCTGTAATCATATATATCGAAGCTCCACCAACTAAAGTGGGCAATCCAAATTTGAGGATCTTAGCGGAGTACTTGAGGCTGCCAAATGAGCCCATCTCCTGCCATTGATAACGCAGCAAACACAGCATCAGCAACACACTTGAAACAGCAGAAGATATTAGTACACCATCGATGCCATAACCCGCTTCCAGCAGCACAAACGTCATTGCAGCTTGCACAATCGCCTTCAATACATTGAGCATGCAAAAACGTTTAGCCATCGCATTCATTCGCATCAATGTTAACGGGATAGAAATCGCACCATCGAGCATGGTCGGTATCAACAGAAGTAGGATTTGA is drawn from Vibrio sp. SNU_ST1 and contains these coding sequences:
- a CDS encoding thiol-disulfide oxidoreductase DCC family protein → MTQLTIFYDGTCPLCAKEMAALAKHDTKNKIQTIDIYSEAFSNYPQIDAEAANTILHALDENGKLLLGLDVTYQAWNLVGKGWLYAPLRWAIFKPIADWCYLRFANNRYKISFWLTGKSRCNGNNCTK
- a CDS encoding lipopolysaccharide biosynthesis protein; protein product: MGSLKQSAYYAIGIVMMKGISLVMIPYITHKMTLAEYGSLEAIVLLADIGTILFSFGIVEAMYRYVGVAEGEEKRKLVSNCFTLSVLVCVLGGSLIALSMPLLLLMLPVEFQPYQILLLLIPTMLDGAISIPLTLMRMNAMAKRFCMLNVLKAIVQAAMTFVLLEAGYGIDGVLISSAVSSVLLMLCLLRYQWQEMGSFGSLKYSAKILKFGLPTLVGGASIYMITGLDRWVMASFVGVEELAIYAVSGKFALLLGLLIQPYALWWFPNRVAMLQQPGGSKVCADRALVGVNLAIVLGCLMILTVPGLIALILPSSYQYAGTIVVALLAIGVIKSAGDYLNLGCYSGDSSQSQMWIQGGCATLAAIGYFVVTPIYGVWGVVAVLCGTYTVRLSLLYIVSQKMEYLPYEHRKWMVAVSIGLLAFISDRLLGWVLVDVHDFVLGSFVAIVTLVAFVRYSVLPVPQVLLDKLMLGKHSHVN